One Scophthalmus maximus strain ysfricsl-2021 chromosome 9, ASM2237912v1, whole genome shotgun sequence genomic region harbors:
- the aurkb gene encoding aurora kinase B, with protein sequence MQNKENYEPRGFQRPYATPSIVTGPQRVQVKPRAEMEKNAVAGRECVGSSSSLTTKKVTIDDFDIGRPLGKGKFGNVYLARVKKLQAIVALKVLFKSQMEKEGVEHQLRREIEIQAHLKHPNILRFYNYFHDRKRVFLVLEYAPRGELYKELQRCGRFDDQRTATYMEEISDALMYCHEKKVIHRDIKPENLLLGYRGELKIADFGWSVHAPSLRRRTMCGTLDYLPPEMIEGHTHSEKVDLWCIGVLCYECLVGNPPFETASHSDTYKRIMKVDLKFPKIVSDGARDLISKLLRHNPIDRLSLQSVIDHPWVRSNSHRLLPPTFPAKKS encoded by the exons ATGCAG aaTAAGGAAAATTATGAACCCAGGGGTTTCCAAAGACCA TATGCAACCCCCAGCATTGTGACAGGCCCACAGCGGGTTCAGGTGAAGCCAAGagcagaaatggagaaaaatgcaGTCGCGG ggagagagtgtgttggCTCATCCTCCAGTTTAACTACAAA GAAAGTCACCATCGATGACTTTGACATCGGTCGACCGCTGGGGAAGGGCAAGTTTGGTAATGTCTACCTTGCGAGAGTAAAGAAGCTGCAGGCCATCGTTGCACTGAAGGTGTTGTTCAAGTCACAGATGGAGAAGGAGGGTGTGGAGCATCAACTCAGGAGGGAGATTGAGATTCAGGCCCATCTTAA GCACCCCAACATCCTGCGTTTCTACAATTATTTCCATGACCGCAAGAGGGTGTTCTTAGTACTTGAGTATGCCCCACGTGGAGAATTGTACAAAGAGCTACAGAGATGTGGAAGATTTGATGACCAGCGCACTGCCACA TACATGGAGGAGATATCTGATGCTCTAATGTATTGCCATGAGAAGAAAGTGATTCATCGTGACATCAAGCCAGAGAACCTGCTTCTCGGCTATCGTGGAGAGCTGAAAATTGCAGACTTTGGTTGGTCTGTTCATGCACCTTCTCTACG ACGTCGCACCATGTGTGGGACACTGGACTACCTCCCTCCAGAGATGATTGAAGGACACACCCACAGTGAGAAGGTGGACCTGTGGTGCATTGGGGTCCTCTGCTACGAATGCCTAGTTGGCAACCCACCTTTTGAAACTGCCAGCCACTCAGACACGTACAAACGGATTATGAAG GTGGATTTAAAGTTCCCCAAGATCGTCTCAGATGGTGCCCGGGACCTGATCTCCAAGCTGCTCCGCCACAACCCCATTGATCGCCTCTCACTGCAGAGCGTCATCGACCATCCATGGGTGCGCTCCAACTCTCACCGGCTCCTACCCCCAACCTTCCCTGCCAAGAAATCCTGA
- the LOC118319392 gene encoding F-box/LRR-repeat protein 12-like, which produces MDEFKSCHLDYVPENILIDVLSFLSVRELVRAGRVCKRWKRLVKDQRLWRFVDLTAWKGVTSRILWVLLRQYLGCGLRCLWLRGLLLSARGGTFLSESWLKALSTKCPRLSKLYLLHADLRSLPSCQVLPPSLLVLELRGCELPRGFFNQALPTSPAQERAEATSSVSAQQQRRDPKRKRLDSPSGIPIETLVLNNVPSFTDQHLESLTSWERLSRLELRDTFRVTANGLRSCAAKDGTCGVEGLSRLKFLEIGITGRQGYQLQMASLGLGAGWLGLEELSLGGKEVGPGLLCASRLKDLKRLCLWACTLSEMQIVRSCRMLRGLHQLEFLDVTFQPRQGPQVVEGEGGGEEEEQDGEEAAGEENSNDDNKTPDMNDPIPSLRRSLAVLLPSCTLVFTNCSIQINAD; this is translated from the exons ATGGACGAATTTAAAAGCTGTCACCTGGACTACGTCCCCGAAAACATTCTAATAGACGTGCTGTCGTTCCTGAGCGTTCGAGAGCTCGTCAGAGCCGGAAG AGTGTGTAAGAGATGGAAACGCCTTGTCAAAGACCAGAGACTGTGGAGATTTGTCGACCTGACCGCATGGAAAGGA GTGACGTCCCGCATACTTTGGGTCCTGCTGCGTCAGTACCTGGGTTGTGGACTAAGGTGCCTGTGGTTGCGTGGTTTGCTGCTCTCAGCCAGAGGTGGCACCTTTCTCTCTGAGTCTTGGCTCAAAGCTTTGTCCACAAAGTGTCCTCGCCTGAGTAAGCTCTATCTTCTGCACGCAGACCTGAGAAGCCTGCCTAGTTGCCAGGTCCTACCTCCATCATTGCTGGTGCTGGAGCTGCGTGGTTGTGAGCTGCCTCGCGGGTTTTTCAACCAGGCACTGCCTACTTCACCTGCCCAAGAAAGAGCAGAAGCCACATCCAGTGTCAGTGCTCAACAGCAAAGACGGGATCCGAAACGAAAACGGCTTGACTCTCCATCAGGGATTCCTATTGAGACCTTAGTCCTTAACAACGTGCCCTCTTTCACGGACCAGCATCTGGAGAGTCTGACATCATGGGAGAGGCTCAGTCGACTTGAGCTGCGTGACACCTTTCGCGTGACTGCCAATGGGCTCAGGAGCTGTGCTGCCAAGGATGGCACCTGTGGTGTCGAAGGGCTTTCCAGGCTCAAGTTTCTGGAAATAGGCATCACTGGGCGGCAGGGTTATCAGTTACAGATGGCCTCCCTGGGTCTCGGGGCAGGATGGCTCGGACTGGAGGAACTGAGCTTGGGCGGTAAAGAGGTGGGCCCTGGCCTGCTCTGTGCCAGCCGTTTGAAGGACCTTAAGCGTCTGTGCCTGTGGGCCTGCACGCTCAGTGAGATGCAGATAGTCAGGAGCTGCCGGATGCTCCGTGGACTCCACCAGCTGGAGTTTTTGGACGTGACCTTCCAGCCTCGACAGGGTCCACAAGTGGTGGAAGGGGAAggtggtggtgaagaagaagagcaggatgGTGAGGAAGCTGCAGGTGAAGAAAACAGCAATGATGACAACAAGACGCCGGATATGAATGATCCTATTCCAAGTCTGCGTCGCTCACTGGCTGTCCTGCTGCCATCCTGCACACTAGTTTTCACCAATTGCTCTATTCAGATTAATGCAGACTAA
- the cops6 gene encoding COP9 signalosome complex subunit 6 isoform X1 encodes MRRLPDKMATSNGGGMEVDGAASPSVMASGVTGSVSVALHPLVILNISDHWIRIRSQEGRPMQVIGALIGKQEGRNIEVMNSFELLSHTIDERVHIDKEYYYTKEEQFKQVFKEMEFLGWYTTGGPPDQSDIHIHKQVCEIIESPLFLKLNPMTKHTDLPVSVYESVIDIINGEVLCATMLFAELTYTLATEEAERIGVDHVARMTATGTGENSTVAEHLIVQHSAIKMLHSRVKIILEYVKAVEAGEVPFNHEILREANALCHRLPVLSTIKFKTDFYDQCNDVGLMAYLGTITKTCNSMNQFINKFNVLYDRQGIGRRMRGLFF; translated from the exons ATGCGCCGTTTACCGGACAAGATGGCGACCAGCAATGGTGGAGGAATGGAAGTGGATGGGGCAG CCAGCCCCAGTGTTATGGCCTCAGGAGTCACCGGGAGCGTCTCCGTGGCCTTACATCCTCTGGTTATCCTCAACATATCCGACCACTGGATACGTATCCGCTCACAGGAGGGGCGGCCAATGCagg TGATTGGAGCCCTGATCGGCAAGCAGGAGGGTAGAAACATCGAGGTGATGAACTCCTTTGAGTTGCTGTCTCACACCATAGATGAACGAGTGCATATCGACAAGGAGTATTACTACACCAAGGAAGAACAAT TCAAACAGGTTTTCAAAGAAATGGAGTTCTTGGGTTGGTACACCACAGGCGGTCCCCCTGACCAATCCGATATCCACATTCACAAGCAG gtgtGTGAGATCATTGAGAGCCCTCTTTTCCTCAAGCTCAACCCAATGACCAAACACACTGAT CTCCCTGTTAGTGTTTATGAATCTGTGATTGACATCATCAATGGAGAGGTATTGTGT GCCACCATGTTGTTTGCTGAGCTGACGTACACTCTGGccacagaggaagcagagagaatCGGCGTTGACCACGTAGCTCGAATGACGGCCACCGGCACTGGAGAAAACTCAACAG TTGCTGAACACCTTATAGTCCAGCACAGCGCGATAAAGATGCTCCACAGCCGAGTGAAGATCATCCTAGAGTATGTCAAAGCCGTGGAAGCAG GAGAGGTACCATTTAACCATGAGATCCTCCGAGAAGCAAATGCCCTGTGCCACAGACTGCCGGTCCTCAGCACCATAAAATTCAAAACGGACTTCTACGAT CAATGTAACGACGTGGGCCTCATGGCGTACTTAGGAACCATCACCAAGACCTGCAACAGTATGAACCAGTTCATCAACAAGTTCAACGTCCTGTACGACAGACAGGGCATCGGCCGGAGGATGAGAGGACTCTTCTTTTGA
- the cops6 gene encoding COP9 signalosome complex subunit 6 isoform X2 has translation MRRLPDKMATSNGGGMEVDGAASPSVMASGVTGSVSVALHPLVILNISDHWIRIRSQEGRPMQVIGALIGKQEGRNIEVMNSFELLSHTIDERVHIDKEYYYTKEEQFKQVFKEMEFLGWYTTGGPPDQSDIHIHKQVCEIIESPLFLKLNPMTKHTDLPVSVYESVIDIINGEATMLFAELTYTLATEEAERIGVDHVARMTATGTGENSTVAEHLIVQHSAIKMLHSRVKIILEYVKAVEAGEVPFNHEILREANALCHRLPVLSTIKFKTDFYDQCNDVGLMAYLGTITKTCNSMNQFINKFNVLYDRQGIGRRMRGLFF, from the exons ATGCGCCGTTTACCGGACAAGATGGCGACCAGCAATGGTGGAGGAATGGAAGTGGATGGGGCAG CCAGCCCCAGTGTTATGGCCTCAGGAGTCACCGGGAGCGTCTCCGTGGCCTTACATCCTCTGGTTATCCTCAACATATCCGACCACTGGATACGTATCCGCTCACAGGAGGGGCGGCCAATGCagg TGATTGGAGCCCTGATCGGCAAGCAGGAGGGTAGAAACATCGAGGTGATGAACTCCTTTGAGTTGCTGTCTCACACCATAGATGAACGAGTGCATATCGACAAGGAGTATTACTACACCAAGGAAGAACAAT TCAAACAGGTTTTCAAAGAAATGGAGTTCTTGGGTTGGTACACCACAGGCGGTCCCCCTGACCAATCCGATATCCACATTCACAAGCAG gtgtGTGAGATCATTGAGAGCCCTCTTTTCCTCAAGCTCAACCCAATGACCAAACACACTGAT CTCCCTGTTAGTGTTTATGAATCTGTGATTGACATCATCAATGGAGAG GCCACCATGTTGTTTGCTGAGCTGACGTACACTCTGGccacagaggaagcagagagaatCGGCGTTGACCACGTAGCTCGAATGACGGCCACCGGCACTGGAGAAAACTCAACAG TTGCTGAACACCTTATAGTCCAGCACAGCGCGATAAAGATGCTCCACAGCCGAGTGAAGATCATCCTAGAGTATGTCAAAGCCGTGGAAGCAG GAGAGGTACCATTTAACCATGAGATCCTCCGAGAAGCAAATGCCCTGTGCCACAGACTGCCGGTCCTCAGCACCATAAAATTCAAAACGGACTTCTACGAT CAATGTAACGACGTGGGCCTCATGGCGTACTTAGGAACCATCACCAAGACCTGCAACAGTATGAACCAGTTCATCAACAAGTTCAACGTCCTGTACGACAGACAGGGCATCGGCCGGAGGATGAGAGGACTCTTCTTTTGA
- the cops6 gene encoding COP9 signalosome complex subunit 6 isoform X3, with product MPVRCIRCQMSVLLSSPSVMASGVTGSVSVALHPLVILNISDHWIRIRSQEGRPMQVIGALIGKQEGRNIEVMNSFELLSHTIDERVHIDKEYYYTKEEQFKQVFKEMEFLGWYTTGGPPDQSDIHIHKQVCEIIESPLFLKLNPMTKHTDLPVSVYESVIDIINGEVLCATMLFAELTYTLATEEAERIGVDHVARMTATGTGENSTVAEHLIVQHSAIKMLHSRVKIILEYVKAVEAGEVPFNHEILREANALCHRLPVLSTIKFKTDFYDQCNDVGLMAYLGTITKTCNSMNQFINKFNVLYDRQGIGRRMRGLFF from the exons ATGCCGGTCCGTTGTAttagatgtcagatgtcagttTTATTAT CCAGCCCCAGTGTTATGGCCTCAGGAGTCACCGGGAGCGTCTCCGTGGCCTTACATCCTCTGGTTATCCTCAACATATCCGACCACTGGATACGTATCCGCTCACAGGAGGGGCGGCCAATGCagg TGATTGGAGCCCTGATCGGCAAGCAGGAGGGTAGAAACATCGAGGTGATGAACTCCTTTGAGTTGCTGTCTCACACCATAGATGAACGAGTGCATATCGACAAGGAGTATTACTACACCAAGGAAGAACAAT TCAAACAGGTTTTCAAAGAAATGGAGTTCTTGGGTTGGTACACCACAGGCGGTCCCCCTGACCAATCCGATATCCACATTCACAAGCAG gtgtGTGAGATCATTGAGAGCCCTCTTTTCCTCAAGCTCAACCCAATGACCAAACACACTGAT CTCCCTGTTAGTGTTTATGAATCTGTGATTGACATCATCAATGGAGAGGTATTGTGT GCCACCATGTTGTTTGCTGAGCTGACGTACACTCTGGccacagaggaagcagagagaatCGGCGTTGACCACGTAGCTCGAATGACGGCCACCGGCACTGGAGAAAACTCAACAG TTGCTGAACACCTTATAGTCCAGCACAGCGCGATAAAGATGCTCCACAGCCGAGTGAAGATCATCCTAGAGTATGTCAAAGCCGTGGAAGCAG GAGAGGTACCATTTAACCATGAGATCCTCCGAGAAGCAAATGCCCTGTGCCACAGACTGCCGGTCCTCAGCACCATAAAATTCAAAACGGACTTCTACGAT CAATGTAACGACGTGGGCCTCATGGCGTACTTAGGAACCATCACCAAGACCTGCAACAGTATGAACCAGTTCATCAACAAGTTCAACGTCCTGTACGACAGACAGGGCATCGGCCGGAGGATGAGAGGACTCTTCTTTTGA